One genomic window of Candidatus Shapirobacteria bacterium includes the following:
- a CDS encoding LOG family protein, which produces MIDKTSKKIKRITFFGDGDRRCEDKKYYRQAFELAKLLAENGYIVVNGGGPGVMKAATLGAKAGGGKVEIAILDPKNQPANYEGVNKDNYALADKIFMMSSYETRLKKLMNRGDAFVIFSGGTGTISEIGMTWNRAKYEYGHHEPLIFFGKFWRRIVADLIAGLGLEEKEKKVVEMVESPNEVLKLLKRISG; this is translated from the coding sequence GTGATTGACAAAACCAGTAAAAAAATAAAAAGAATAACATTTTTTGGCGATGGAGATAGGCGGTGTGAGGATAAAAAATATTACAGGCAAGCCTTTGAGTTGGCGAAACTATTAGCAGAAAACGGATATATTGTAGTAAACGGCGGTGGCCCCGGGGTGATGAAGGCAGCAACTTTGGGGGCAAAAGCAGGGGGAGGGAAGGTTGAGATAGCGATTTTGGATCCAAAGAACCAACCGGCAAATTATGAGGGGGTCAATAAAGATAATTACGCGTTGGCAGATAAGATATTCATGATGTCTTCGTATGAGACTAGGCTGAAAAAACTGATGAACCGAGGAGATGCCTTTGTAATTTTTAGCGGAGGGACGGGAACGATATCGGAAATCGGGATGACATGGAACAGAGCAAAGTATGAGTATGGGCATCATGAACCGCTAATTTTTTTCGGTAAATTCTGGAGGAGGATTGTGGCGGATTTAATTGCCGGCCTGGGCCTGGAAGAGAAAGAAAAAAAGGTGGTAGAGATGGTGGAAAGTCCAAACGAGGTGCTGAAATTACTGAAAAGAATCAGCGGATGA
- a CDS encoding exodeoxyribonuclease III translates to MRNIRIISWNVAGMRAAIKKGLWDFVKTDNAEIYCLQEVKAYPSQVPMIECPGDYIPYWNPAKKAGYSGVMTLTKMEPKKVIVGDRDSDWDDEGRVLITKFDEFTLLNVYFPNGKKDKGRLQYKMDFYENFLKYIIELRERGEKVIFCGDVNTAHNEIDLARPKENELVSGFLEIERKWMDKLVKNGFVDTYRIFNKDRIGYSWWSQRGGARKRNVGWRIDYFFVSEELKDNVVGAFILPEVVGSDHCPVGMEYRI, encoded by the coding sequence ATGCGTAACATCAGAATAATTTCTTGGAATGTGGCCGGAATGAGGGCGGCGATAAAAAAGGGATTGTGGGATTTTGTAAAAACAGACAACGCAGAAATATATTGTCTTCAAGAGGTGAAAGCATATCCTTCGCAAGTGCCAATGATAGAGTGCCCCGGGGATTATATCCCCTATTGGAACCCGGCTAAAAAAGCCGGCTATTCCGGGGTAATGACATTGACGAAGATGGAACCAAAAAAAGTAATTGTGGGAGACAGGGATAGCGATTGGGACGACGAAGGAAGGGTTTTGATAACTAAATTTGATGAATTTACCCTGCTAAATGTTTATTTTCCGAACGGCAAAAAGGATAAAGGAAGACTGCAATATAAAATGGATTTTTATGAAAATTTTTTGAAATATATAATCGAATTGAGAGAGCGGGGTGAAAAGGTTATATTTTGCGGTGACGTAAATACCGCCCATAATGAGATTGATTTGGCGAGACCAAAAGAAAACGAGTTGGTTTCCGGATTTTTGGAGATTGAGAGAAAATGGATGGATAAATTAGTAAAAAATGGTTTTGTTGATACCTACAGAATATTTAATAAGGACAGAATCGGATATAGCTGGTGGAGTCAAAGGGGCGGGGCCAGAAAAAGAAACGTCGGGTGGAGGATTGACTATTTCTTTGTCTCAGAAGAACTAAAAGATAATGTAGTTGGCGCTTTTATATTGCCGGAGGTGGTGGGGAGTGATCATTGTCCAGTTGGGATGGAGTATCGGATTTGA
- a CDS encoding CapA family protein, translating to MSSVIALITAFFLSLFSPNPKSISVKESSPSAFPPTVQPSPTLIPPVVLGLVGDLGLGRHITSTARSRNDFSWSFSGVGDWLKENDFNLANLESPIINDCPTGFTGTFTFCGDTRFLPQLVENKFVLSLANNHILNYGRDGLVQTEDMLDQNSLVYIYGHDPDKEFVTKTVNDIKFGFLSYDFITYPNYDKNKIIETVKNSDGQVDWLIVSLHWGNEYLPKPEAWRQKFGKDLVDAGADIIHGHHPHVWQPEEYYRGKPIFYSYGNFIFDQSWSYATSHSNIVRLTLTKNEILRQEVFPIEIQQNSRPVLKTSSADSFQ from the coding sequence ATGTCTTCTGTTATCGCATTAATAACCGCCTTTTTTCTTTCCCTTTTTTCTCCCAACCCCAAATCAATTTCCGTCAAAGAATCATCCCCCTCAGCTTTTCCCCCCACGGTCCAACCCTCTCCTACCCTCATTCCGCCAGTGGTTCTCGGATTAGTAGGGGATCTTGGTTTAGGACGCCACATCACTTCCACAGCCAGGTCTAGGAATGATTTTTCATGGAGCTTTTCTGGAGTAGGAGATTGGTTAAAAGAAAATGATTTCAATCTGGCTAATCTTGAAAGTCCGATTATCAACGACTGCCCGACCGGTTTTACCGGCACATTTACCTTTTGCGGAGACACTCGTTTTCTGCCCCAACTGGTCGAAAATAAATTCGTCTTATCACTGGCCAATAATCATATTTTAAATTATGGCCGGGATGGGCTAGTCCAAACAGAGGATATGTTGGATCAAAACAGTCTCGTCTACATCTACGGTCACGATCCTGACAAAGAATTTGTCACCAAAACCGTCAATGATATTAAATTTGGTTTTTTAAGTTATGACTTTATTACCTACCCCAATTACGATAAAAACAAAATCATCGAAACTGTTAAAAACTCAGACGGACAAGTCGACTGGCTCATTGTTTCTCTCCATTGGGGAAACGAATATCTTCCCAAGCCAGAAGCCTGGCGGCAAAAATTTGGAAAAGATCTGGTTGATGCTGGCGCCGACATAATTCACGGCCATCACCCTCATGTCTGGCAGCCGGAAGAGTATTACCGGGGGAAACCGATTTTTTATTCTTATGGTAATTTTATCTTTGATCAAAGTTGGTCGTACGCCACCTCCCATTCAAATATAGTCCGTCTCACTCTCACCAAAAATGAGATTCTAAGACAAGAAGTCTTTCCCATCGAAATCCAACAAAATTCCCGCCCTGTCCTCAAGACCTCATCCGCTGATTCTTTTCAGTAA
- a CDS encoding nucleotidyltransferase domain-containing protein — protein sequence MEISEAIQKTIDYAGKFGMKLSREQLWSRLMGERVFSEKEFEKEIGGGSLSTKKKIEGEARKKKLVAKRLGKMVAENDNNILMVAVTGSVAAENCKKGDDIDILIVTRENRLWWSRLKLLFFLINKKYKFRRYGKREIRNELCFNMWLEEKSLKLPSEKRDERSAVDLILLKVVVDKDNIYHKLLRENDWAKNWVATGYSLKSKSQKSKSRKIGKNKKNIAGDLINLLAFVGQYLHMWPKKTKENVGLKAAFFHLS from the coding sequence ATGGAAATTAGTGAGGCGATACAAAAGACAATTGATTACGCCGGGAAATTTGGGATGAAGCTGAGTCGGGAGCAACTATGGTCAAGATTGATGGGGGAAAGAGTATTTTCCGAAAAAGAATTTGAGAAAGAAATTGGAGGGGGTAGCCTTAGTACAAAAAAGAAGATCGAAGGGGAAGCAAGAAAAAAAAAGTTGGTGGCGAAGCGTTTGGGAAAAATGGTGGCGGAAAATGACAACAATATCCTTATGGTGGCAGTTACCGGATCGGTAGCGGCTGAAAACTGTAAGAAGGGTGACGACATTGATATCCTGATTGTGACTAGGGAAAACAGATTGTGGTGGAGCAGATTAAAACTACTATTTTTTTTGATCAACAAAAAATACAAATTCCGAAGATATGGAAAAAGAGAAATAAGAAATGAGCTTTGTTTTAATATGTGGCTCGAAGAAAAATCATTAAAACTACCAAGTGAAAAACGGGATGAGAGGAGCGCGGTTGACCTGATATTGTTGAAAGTAGTGGTAGATAAAGACAATATTTACCATAAATTGTTAAGGGAAAACGATTGGGCCAAAAATTGGGTAGCAACGGGATATAGCTTAAAGTCTAAAAGTCAAAAGTCTAAAAGTCGAAAGATTGGAAAGAATAAGAAAAATATAGCCGGAGATTTGATTAATTTATTGGCCTTCGTGGGGCAATATTTGCATATGTGGCCAAAAAAAACGAAGGAAAATGTCGGTCTAAAGGCAGCATTTTTCCATCTTTCTTAG
- a CDS encoding PEGA domain-containing protein: MFKKIILLGCLLMLGGCGIIPRKSGVEIVSTPPTKVYIDEKEAGMTPYKNNSLVPGEIDLRLVAPEGVEWKKKIKMFNGVNTVVNWKLSDTESENGGYILYLEKTGDKNKAGLLVNASPDQSVVYIDGEIKGFTPMRLDSIGEGDREISVSFPGRKSTNIIVKALNGFLLVLDTTLPEEEPLATPTQEPVAQPSLISSGQKIMIKETETGWLRVRDLPGNTATEIDRVKPLSIYTMLSENNGWFQIDLGNGESGWVSTKYAEKVE, encoded by the coding sequence ATGTTCAAAAAAATAATTTTACTAGGTTGCTTATTAATGTTGGGGGGTTGCGGCATTATACCAAGGAAATCCGGAGTGGAAATCGTTTCCACCCCGCCGACAAAGGTATATATCGATGAAAAGGAAGCAGGAATGACGCCTTATAAAAATAACTCTCTTGTGCCCGGGGAAATCGACTTGAGATTGGTAGCACCGGAGGGGGTGGAATGGAAAAAAAAGATCAAGATGTTTAACGGGGTTAACACGGTCGTAAACTGGAAACTATCCGATACCGAGAGCGAAAATGGGGGTTATATTTTGTATCTGGAAAAAACGGGCGATAAAAATAAGGCCGGGTTATTGGTTAATGCATCGCCGGATCAATCGGTTGTTTATATCGACGGGGAAATAAAAGGATTTACCCCCATGAGGCTTGATAGTATCGGCGAGGGTGACAGAGAAATATCTGTTTCCTTCCCGGGTAGGAAAAGTACAAATATTATTGTAAAGGCTCTAAATGGTTTTCTATTGGTGCTAGACACTACTCTTCCGGAGGAAGAACCGTTAGCAACGCCGACGCAAGAACCGGTAGCCCAACCGTCTTTAATAAGCTCCGGGCAAAAGATAATGATAAAGGAAACAGAGACAGGCTGGTTGAGAGTAAGAGATCTGCCCGGCAATACGGCAACAGAAATTGACAGAGTTAAACCACTTTCGATTTATACCATGCTTTCGGAAAATAACGGATGGTTCCAAATCGATTTGGGGAATGGAGAATCGGGCTGGGTTTCGACTAAGTACGCCGAGAAAGTTGAATAA
- a CDS encoding DUF5667 domain-containing protein, with translation MKLSRMAYMVVSLLLGVVILVVSMARAGLEIMAVEGNEETLRNDPIKFVIVNDEFEKEEYFYKLPEAGMLPTNPFYGFKKVRDFLWVKFSSGSIKKAKVQLLVADKRMAEAKILLEDNRSKVGLEASQEAFDALKLAEISISGVQEETDDSRQMQSRIFKAGFAYMQILKTSENSFELDTSKYNQLIKELDEWNQKQKSQEKEDEG, from the coding sequence ATGAAACTGAGCCGAATGGCGTATATGGTGGTTTCCCTGCTACTGGGGGTGGTAATCTTGGTGGTATCGATGGCAAGGGCCGGATTGGAAATTATGGCGGTTGAGGGAAATGAAGAAACCCTACGTAATGATCCGATTAAGTTTGTGATTGTCAACGATGAGTTTGAAAAGGAGGAATACTTTTATAAGTTACCCGAGGCCGGAATGCTACCGACAAACCCATTTTATGGATTCAAAAAAGTCAGAGATTTTCTTTGGGTAAAATTTAGTTCAGGAAGTATTAAAAAAGCAAAAGTGCAATTACTGGTGGCCGACAAAAGAATGGCCGAGGCCAAGATACTTTTGGAAGACAATAGAAGCAAAGTCGGTTTGGAGGCTTCACAAGAAGCCTTTGACGCTTTAAAATTAGCCGAAATATCAATTTCCGGGGTTCAAGAAGAAACTGATGATTCAAGGCAGATGCAATCGCGGATTTTTAAAGCCGGATTTGCTTATATGCAAATACTGAAAACTTCAGAAAATTCTTTTGAGCTAGATACTAGTAAATATAACCAATTAATTAAAGAGCTGGATGAGTGGAACCAAAAACAAAAAAGCCAAGAGAAAGAAGACGAAGGGTAA
- a CDS encoding group I intron-associated PD-(D/E)XK endonuclease has protein sequence MGLFKNSKKQGDMGLGVAIGYFTSVGYTVGIPLTDSQDYDLIIDDGSHLGRVQVKTCSYKRKSYEVNLSVKGGNRTSVGKIKKFDTANCDYLFVVTQNLEKYFIPSLELVAKYNLVLGPKYKKYLVK, from the coding sequence ATGGGGCTCTTTAAAAACTCTAAAAAACAAGGAGATATGGGATTGGGTGTAGCTATTGGCTATTTTACAAGCGTAGGATACACAGTTGGTATCCCTCTCACCGATAGTCAAGACTATGATTTAATCATTGATGACGGAAGCCATTTGGGGAGAGTCCAGGTTAAAACTTGTAGCTATAAAAGAAAAAGTTACGAAGTCAATTTGTCGGTAAAAGGTGGCAATAGAACCAGTGTTGGAAAAATTAAAAAATTTGACACGGCAAACTGTGACTATCTTTTTGTCGTTACCCAAAATCTCGAAAAATATTTTATTCCTAGCCTGGAACTTGTTGCAAAATACAATTTAGTTCTGGGGCCAAAATATAAAAAATATTTAGTTAAATAA
- a CDS encoding MraY family glycosyltransferase: MILKFVTAIFSSFFVSWVLTPITRNFFIAKGWVENPEKKQLKTHNATATASVPRGGGIPIFFGITFSALLFLPPDKHLVFILLSSILTLIVGVFDDIKDVNPKTRLLTNIVAALLVVSSGIGIAYISNPLGGIIDLSTLKINFDLLGPHSIWVISDLLAVFWIVWCMNSVGWAAGVEGQLPGFAGISAIFIGILGLRYATDVTQWPVIILAGAVAGAYLGFLPYNFYPQSIMPGYSGKSLAGLLLAVLSILSGAKLATLIFLLGIPMLDGLYVLTKRIIDHRPIFVSDGSHFHHRLLRLGWSRRKISVFYWAISLLLGIISLFLNSQQKMYVFVGVALLFFGSLIQLSRRT, encoded by the coding sequence ATGATCCTGAAATTCGTTACGGCCATCTTTTCCTCCTTTTTTGTATCCTGGGTTCTCACTCCGATTACCAGGAATTTTTTTATTGCCAAAGGTTGGGTAGAAAATCCTGAGAAAAAACAGCTCAAAACCCACAACGCCACTGCCACCGCCTCTGTTCCTCGGGGCGGGGGGATACCGATTTTTTTTGGAATTACCTTCTCGGCTCTGCTTTTCCTGCCCCCGGACAAACATTTGGTCTTTATCCTTTTGTCCTCAATTCTTACCCTTATTGTCGGAGTATTTGACGATATCAAAGACGTCAACCCCAAAACCAGACTCCTGACTAATATTGTCGCGGCGCTGTTGGTTGTATCTTCCGGCATAGGTATCGCCTATATCTCCAATCCTCTTGGCGGGATTATCGACTTATCCACCCTAAAAATTAATTTTGATCTTCTTGGCCCTCACTCAATTTGGGTTATTTCCGATTTACTGGCCGTTTTTTGGATTGTTTGGTGTATGAATTCAGTGGGGTGGGCGGCGGGGGTCGAAGGTCAGCTACCTGGCTTTGCGGGTATTTCCGCTATTTTTATTGGAATTCTTGGTCTAAGATATGCCACTGACGTCACTCAATGGCCGGTAATTATTTTAGCCGGGGCTGTCGCCGGTGCCTATCTTGGTTTTCTCCCCTATAATTTTTATCCCCAAAGTATCATGCCCGGATACAGTGGAAAAAGTCTTGCCGGGCTCTTGTTGGCAGTTCTTTCAATCCTCTCGGGAGCAAAGTTGGCAACGCTTATTTTTCTTTTGGGTATCCCGATGCTAGATGGTCTCTATGTTTTGACCAAAAGGATAATCGACCACCGTCCGATTTTTGTTTCCGATGGTAGCCACTTTCATCATCGGTTGCTGCGTCTTGGCTGGAGCCGACGAAAAATATCGGTTTTTTACTGGGCCATCAGCCTTTTGTTGGGAATTATTTCTTTGTTTCTAAACAGCCAACAAAAGATGTACGTCTTTGTCGGGGTCGCCCTACTTTTTTTTGGATCACTTATTCAACTTTCTCGGCGTACTTAG
- the pgk gene encoding phosphoglycerate kinase: MKINLSPVSEVDPNLRVLLRMDTDLPMDDGQILDNSRLVKTIPTIKLLLEKNCKIVIIGHRGRPEGKIAPEMSLKQIYLELMDLLENDGQSLVESVFVENFTDQEKIKQALETNQIVFLENLRFHPGEEANDPLFLKGLVDLCSVFVNDAFAVAHRKCASIMLHNTMPAFYGISFVEEAEKIAKLLDPERPLTIILGGAKKDKLDYLPELEKIADRILIGGKLPKLMQNPSPASRDLPLTEEAKVVVAKLREDGLDLSDEDIEKFKEIINSSNTVIWAGAMGFYESPESKKGTDEIASAIAEANAYKVIAGGDTSASVSNLGVREKIDYVCSGGGVMLEFLAKGTLPAWG, encoded by the coding sequence ATGAAAATAAATCTTAGTCCTGTTTCTGAGGTAGATCCTAACTTAAGAGTCTTGTTGAGAATGGACACTGATCTTCCCATGGATGACGGACAGATATTGGACAACAGCAGGTTGGTCAAGACTATCCCCACAATAAAGTTACTCCTGGAGAAGAATTGCAAAATTGTAATTATTGGCCATCGAGGACGGCCGGAGGGAAAAATTGCCCCTGAAATGTCTTTGAAACAGATTTATCTGGAACTGATGGATTTACTGGAAAATGACGGACAGAGTTTAGTTGAGAGTGTGTTTGTAGAAAACTTTACCGATCAGGAAAAAATAAAACAGGCACTGGAAACAAATCAGATAGTTTTTTTGGAAAATCTGAGATTCCACCCCGGAGAAGAGGCCAATGACCCCCTTTTCCTGAAAGGATTGGTGGATCTATGCTCGGTGTTTGTAAATGATGCCTTTGCGGTAGCCCACAGGAAATGCGCCTCGATAATGCTTCATAACACCATGCCTGCTTTTTATGGGATAAGTTTTGTTGAGGAGGCAGAAAAAATTGCTAAGTTACTGGATCCGGAACGACCGTTGACAATAATTCTGGGGGGGGCAAAAAAAGATAAACTGGATTATTTGCCGGAGTTAGAAAAGATAGCAGACAGAATTTTGATTGGAGGAAAATTACCAAAATTAATGCAAAACCCCTCCCCCGCTTCGCGGGACCTCCCCTTGACAGAGGAGGCTAAAGTTGTGGTGGCAAAATTAAGGGAAGACGGATTGGATTTGAGCGATGAGGATATCGAAAAATTTAAAGAAATAATAAATAGCTCTAACACAGTTATTTGGGCCGGAGCAATGGGTTTTTACGAGTCTCCGGAGAGTAAAAAAGGGACCGATGAAATAGCTAGCGCAATTGCGGAGGCAAATGCATATAAGGTAATTGCCGGTGGGGATACATCGGCTTCGGTGAGTAATTTGGGGGTGAGAGAAAAAATTGATTATGTGTGTTCCGGGGGCGGGGTAATGCTTGAATTTTTAGCTAAGGGAACTTTACCGGCTTGGGGATAA
- a CDS encoding type I glyceraldehyde-3-phosphate dehydrogenase has translation MDNIKPKIKIGINGFGRIGTVVLRAILMEKYDVEVAAINTTGAFGVDTYAQQFKYDSVYGRIPLKVEARDPEKGAELGRLMVGDLSIPVLGEMDPNRINWRGYGVDVVLECTGAFTDNKALAHIKAGAKKVVISAPAKDPKIPVFILGVNEEKYKGEALISNGSCTTNCVAPIVKIIDQAIGFQEGILTTIHAYTTNQNIVDGAGKDPRRARAAAINIVPTSTGAAEAVIAAYPECKGRFAGTAIRVPVVCGSYSDLTFKLTRRTTVEEINSILETASVSPILVGKLKVSYEPLVSSDIIGNNASCVIDTMMTKVVSDDMVSIGAWYDNEYGYSCRLAEMAMYVGQK, from the coding sequence ATGGATAACATTAAACCAAAAATAAAAATCGGCATAAACGGTTTCGGGAGGATTGGGACGGTGGTGTTGAGAGCTATTCTAATGGAAAAATATGACGTTGAGGTGGCGGCAATAAACACAACCGGAGCTTTTGGGGTTGATACTTACGCACAACAATTCAAATATGACTCGGTATACGGAAGAATTCCGTTAAAAGTAGAGGCCAGAGATCCCGAGAAAGGTGCGGAGTTGGGGAGGCTCATGGTTGGAGACTTAAGTATTCCGGTTTTGGGGGAAATGGATCCAAATCGGATTAACTGGAGGGGGTACGGGGTAGATGTTGTTTTGGAATGTACCGGAGCCTTTACCGATAATAAGGCCCTGGCTCATATTAAAGCAGGAGCCAAAAAGGTGGTGATTTCAGCTCCGGCAAAAGATCCGAAAATTCCGGTGTTTATCCTGGGAGTGAACGAGGAAAAATATAAAGGAGAGGCTTTGATTTCAAACGGCTCATGCACGACTAATTGTGTCGCTCCAATTGTAAAAATTATTGATCAGGCTATTGGCTTTCAGGAGGGTATTCTGACGACAATTCACGCTTATACGACTAATCAAAATATTGTTGACGGAGCCGGTAAGGATCCGCGAAGGGCCAGGGCAGCGGCAATAAACATTGTTCCGACTTCCACGGGGGCGGCCGAGGCAGTAATCGCTGCTTATCCGGAGTGCAAAGGGCGGTTTGCCGGGACAGCCATAAGAGTACCGGTGGTATGCGGCAGCTATTCTGATCTTACATTTAAGCTAACCCGGAGGACAACAGTGGAAGAAATTAATTCAATATTGGAAACGGCTAGTGTTTCTCCCATATTGGTGGGAAAATTAAAAGTTTCCTATGAACCACTAGTTTCTTCTGACATCATTGGAAATAACGCATCGTGCGTCATTGATACAATGATGACTAAGGTGGTTTCCGACGACATGGTGTCAATCGGGGCGTGGTATGATAACGAATATGGGTACAGTTGCAGGCTAGCAGAAATGGCGATGTATGTCGGCCAAAAGTAA
- a CDS encoding RpiB/LacA/LacB family sugar-phosphate isomerase, whose product MIYIGADHKGHRLKSRIVDWMRGSGIDCTDLGNKEYDSGDDYTDISILLAEKVVSERAKGILICGSGVGVCVAANKVKGARAALVTNDKQARLAREDDDANILCLSTDVVGDEDNIGIVKTFLETTFSSEERHIKRINKIKEYENKS is encoded by the coding sequence ATGATATATATCGGGGCGGACCATAAAGGGCATAGATTAAAAAGCAGGATTGTGGATTGGATGAGGGGCTCGGGGATTGACTGTACTGATCTGGGGAATAAGGAATATGACAGTGGCGATGATTACACAGATATTTCGATATTACTGGCAGAAAAGGTGGTATCTGAGAGGGCGAAAGGGATATTAATTTGCGGCTCGGGGGTGGGGGTATGTGTGGCGGCAAATAAGGTTAAGGGGGCGAGGGCGGCTTTGGTTACAAACGATAAACAAGCCCGATTGGCCAGAGAAGACGATGACGCCAACATATTATGTCTGTCGACTGACGTGGTGGGCGATGAAGATAATATCGGGATTGTTAAAACTTTTTTAGAGACAACTTTTTCATCTGAAGAAAGACATATCAAAAGGATTAATAAAATAAAGGAATATGAAAATAAATCTTAG
- a CDS encoding YgjP-like metallopeptidase domain-containing protein — translation MPEITLSNKVFTYSVFRKLVRSLSLRLKSRSSFTVSCPHLTPDFFIKKFINQHADWIIKNSTKFKSPRSLLRLSSLTILDQKYALNIHPAKHDSVIIFPDEHIIDINAKTKTSPHLKKILEPRLRRLALPLIRQELDNLCLLYHFKYFRLSLKNQKSLFGSCSGRNNLNFNWQIIFFPKDKFRHILLHELIHLEVKNHSRHYWETFGKYDPNWKANNLWLKKEGTKNFIIKP, via the coding sequence ATGCCCGAGATCACGCTATCTAATAAAGTCTTTACATATTCTGTCTTTCGTAAACTAGTCCGTTCCCTTAGCTTGCGCCTAAAATCACGCTCTTCTTTTACCGTTTCCTGCCCTCATCTTACCCCCGATTTCTTTATTAAAAAATTCATCAATCAGCATGCCGATTGGATTATTAAAAATTCAACCAAATTTAAGTCTCCCCGCTCCCTCCTTCGTCTTTCTTCCCTTACCATCCTCGATCAAAAATACGCCCTAAACATTCATCCGGCCAAACACGATTCGGTTATTATTTTCCCCGATGAACATATTATTGATATTAATGCCAAAACAAAAACCAGCCCCCACCTCAAAAAAATCCTTGAACCCCGTCTTCGTCGCTTAGCCCTACCCTTAATCCGGCAGGAATTAGACAATCTCTGTCTCTTATATCATTTCAAATATTTCCGTCTTTCTTTGAAAAACCAAAAATCTCTTTTTGGTTCCTGCTCGGGCAGAAACAACTTAAATTTCAACTGGCAAATTATTTTCTTTCCAAAAGATAAATTTCGCCATATTCTCCTGCATGAGTTAATTCACTTAGAGGTTAAAAATCACAGCCGTCACTATTGGGAGACCTTCGGGAAATACGATCCAAATTGGAAAGCCAACAATCTTTGGTTAAAAAAAGAGGGGACCAAGAATTTCATTATCAAACCATAA